In Eupeodes corollae chromosome 3, idEupCoro1.1, whole genome shotgun sequence, a single genomic region encodes these proteins:
- the LOC129952239 gene encoding uncharacterized protein LOC129952239, whose amino-acid sequence MNFKFLTFMFNVLLCFSKINCDMMPIIRVEMNNAGFHRDLQYTIEFDYPLAGKDCELYLEQKLPAAVYVNVDQLDDLKRLKKLDAIYPKFVDVELPTEKAKEYTVLLHGAPKITENLKLPIHFRYHSPGDTSFVNVEISTPEVFMRCPGDDLTNYDELLEDPNNDYCLTNDKFILPQDTTAASASAVTDSSDCDWKLLKKTTRLKAPLIAKIPIGDAKSFQTVLYATILISWIASIWFVYESQSISRKINYKLENQRILDKKYN is encoded by the exons atgaattttaaattcctaACATTCATGTTTAACGTACTTttatgcttttcaaaaataaactgtgATATGATGCCAATAATTCGAGTTGAAATGAACAATGCCGGTTTCCATAG aGATCTACAATATACAATTGAATTTGACTATCCTCTAGCGGGAAAAGATTGTGAATTATATTTAGAACAAAAACTTCCAGCTGCAGTTTATGTTAATGTGGATCAATTGGATGATTTGAAAAGACTTAAAAAG tTGGATGCAATTTATCCAAAATTTGTTGATGTTGAACTCCCAACTGAAAAAGCGAAAGAATACACAGTTTTGCTTCATGGAGCTCCAAAAATTACCGAAAATCTTAAACTTCCAATACACTTTCGATATCATTCGCCTGGTGATACAAG tttcgtAAATGTAGAAATAAGTACTCCGGAAGTGTTTATGCGATGTCCAGGCGATGACCTCACGAACTATGACGAACTTCTGGAAGATCCAAACAACGATTATTGTCTAACTAATGACAAGTTCATCCTTCCTCAAGACACGACGGCGGCGTCGGCATCAGCCGTAACAGATTCAAGTGACTGTGAttggaaacttttaaaaaagacaacACGTTTAAAAGCCCCCCTCATCGCTAAAATCCCAATTGGAGATGCCAAATCCTTTCAAACAGTTTTATATGCGACAATCTTAATAAGTTGGATTGCTTCAATTTGGTTTGTATACGAATCGCAATCaatatcaagaaaaataaattataaattagaaAATCAAAGAATTCTAGATAAGAAATACAATTGA
- the LOC129952238 gene encoding putative inorganic phosphate cotransporter gives MHEKTMDMNTSKIEKPSGLGYRHFQAFLMFCGMVFSYFLRVNISAAIVPMAQPPKYRIIADHYNWDNSTRSVILSSFFWGYVVAQFPSGVLAKRFGPKIVLSVATIICCILTVLTPFAAKLGDWQFVCVLRVVTGLTQGVVYPCMHTLLAKWAPSSERGFLSSVVYSGAQLGSAIILITSGFIIDSRLGWPGIFYISGALALVWAVLFQIFGDDSPDACKQISKEEKEYIKALTGSQSNSQDIPIPWKSIFTSLPFYALIAAHCGFTFGFYTLLTEIPTYLNHVLKMDVKSNAIFSALPYLAMWILSFIVSPISDALINRKYLSGTAARKLFNTIGQFTPMLCLIGLGFMTSDNKPAAITLLTIGVGLNSACYVGYMVNHMDLSPNFAGTMMGISNGFSNILSLLAPLVVGAVVENDSNPAEWRIVFYITGGVYLICNSLFLLFGSAVVQKWNEPSAEWCSRNTLSSSLSLDTLPIPSKRY, from the exons atgcatgaaaaaaCAATGGATATGAATAcgagtaaaattgaaaaac CAAGTGGACTCGGATATCGCCATTTCCAGGCTTTCCTGATGTTTTGCGGGATGGTATTCAGCTACTTTCTGCGTGTAAATATCTCAGCTGCTATAGTGCCCATGGCCCAGCCTCCGAAATATCGAATAATTGCTGATCATTATAATTGGGACAACAGTACGCGTTCGGTGATTCTGAGCAGCTTCTTTTGGGGCTATGTGGTTGCGCAATTTCCTTCTGGAGTACTCGCCAAACGCTTCGGTCCAAAAATAGTTCTTTCCGTCGCTACAATCATATGTTGCATCCTCACAGTTCTAACGCCATTTGCAGCAAAACTCGGTGATTGGCAATTTGTGTGTGTCCTTAGAGTCGTGACCGGCTTGACACAGGGTGTTGTGTACCCGTGCATGCACACTTTGCTGGCTAAATGGGCACCATCTTCAGAAAGAGGATTCCTTTCATCGGTAGTATATTCGGGAGCACAATTGGGATCGgctattattttaattacaagTGGATTTATTATCGACTCCCGATTAGGTTGGCCTGGAATATTTTACATTTCGGGGGCATTAGCTTTAGTTTGGGCAGTGcttttccaaatttttggagATGACTCACCAGATGCATGCAAACAAATTTCCAAGGAAGAAAAGGAGTACATTAAGGCGTTGACTGGAAGCCAAAGTAATAGTCAG GATATACCTATTCCATGGAAGTCCATATTTACATCGTTACCATTTTACGCCTTGATAGCAGCTCACTGTGGATTTACCTTTGGATTCTATACTTTGCTCACCGAAATACCAACCTACCTCAATCATGTTTTGAAGATGGACGTCAAATCGAATGCAATATTCTCCGCATTGCCATACTTAGCCATGTGGATACTTAGTTTTATTGTTAGTCCCATCTCAGATGCTCTAATCAATAGGAAGTACTTAAGTGGAACAGCTGCAAGAAAATTGTTCAACACTATTGGACAATTCACTCCGATGCTATGCTTGATTGGTCTGGGCTTTATGACAAGTGACAATAAGCCTGCAGCTATTACTTTGTTAACAATTGGAGTGGGTTTGAATTCGGCGTGTTATGTGGGTTACATGGTGAATCATATGGACTTGTCGCCGAATTTTGCCGGAACTATGATGGGAATCAGTAATGGATTTTCAAATATACTATCATTGTTAGCGCCGCTTGTGGTGGGAGCTGTTGTAGAAAATGat AGTAATCCAGCTGAATGGCGTATCGTCTTTTATATCACTGGTGGGGTTTATCTTATCTGCAACTCTTTGTTCTTGCTCTTCGGATCAGCAGTTGTTCAGAAATGGAATGAGCCATCAGCAGAATGGTGCAGTAGAAATACATTAAGTTCGAGTTTATCACTGGATACCTTGCCAATTCCAAGTAAACGATActaa